The following proteins come from a genomic window of Aequorivita marisscotiae:
- the rimO gene encoding 30S ribosomal protein S12 methylthiotransferase RimO has protein sequence MRTKSLKKNKINVVTLGCSKNVYDSEVLMGQLRASKKEVVHEEEGNIVVINTCGFIANAKEESINTILEYVQKKEEGTVDKVFVTGCLSERYKPDLQKEIPNVDEYFGTTELPGLLKALGADYKHELIGERITTTPKNYAYFKIAEGCDRPCSFCAIPIMRGKHKSTPMEDLVTEAEKLTAKGVKELILIAQDLTYYGLDLYKKRNLAELLQKLVKVEGIKWIRLHYAFPTGFPMDVLEVMRNEPKVCNYIDIPLQHISDSILKSMRRGTTKAKTTKLLQDFRAAVPEMAIRTTLIVGYPGETEEDFQTLKHWVKDMRFERLGCFTYSHEENTHAYNLEDDVPEEVKIDRANQIMEIQSQISWELNQQKIGKEFKVVIDRKEGGYFVGRTEFDSPDVDNEVLINAEDDYLRTGEFFNVKITAAEDFDLYAEVV, from the coding sequence CGAGCCAGTAAAAAAGAGGTGGTTCACGAAGAAGAGGGCAATATTGTAGTTATTAATACCTGCGGTTTTATTGCCAATGCAAAGGAAGAAAGTATAAACACCATTCTGGAATACGTTCAAAAAAAGGAAGAAGGAACGGTTGATAAAGTTTTTGTAACAGGCTGTCTTTCGGAACGGTATAAACCCGATCTTCAAAAGGAAATCCCCAATGTAGATGAGTATTTTGGCACCACTGAACTTCCAGGTTTACTAAAAGCTTTGGGCGCAGATTACAAACACGAATTAATTGGCGAGCGAATTACAACCACCCCTAAAAATTACGCCTACTTTAAAATAGCCGAAGGCTGCGACCGGCCGTGCTCGTTTTGTGCAATCCCGATTATGCGCGGAAAGCATAAAAGCACCCCAATGGAAGATTTGGTAACCGAAGCCGAGAAACTCACTGCAAAAGGGGTAAAGGAATTGATTTTAATAGCCCAAGATTTAACATACTACGGGTTAGATTTATACAAAAAACGAAACCTGGCAGAGTTACTTCAGAAATTGGTAAAAGTTGAAGGTATTAAATGGATACGTCTTCATTACGCATTCCCAACGGGCTTTCCGATGGATGTTTTGGAGGTAATGCGCAACGAACCAAAGGTGTGTAATTATATAGATATTCCACTGCAGCATATTTCAGATTCAATATTGAAATCCATGCGCCGTGGAACTACAAAAGCAAAAACCACTAAACTCTTACAAGATTTTAGAGCTGCCGTCCCGGAAATGGCAATCAGAACTACGCTAATTGTTGGGTATCCCGGCGAAACGGAAGAAGATTTTCAAACCCTAAAACACTGGGTTAAAGATATGCGTTTTGAACGCTTGGGTTGCTTTACCTACAGCCACGAAGAAAATACACACGCCTACAATCTCGAAGACGATGTGCCGGAAGAAGTAAAAATAGACCGCGCCAACCAGATTATGGAAATTCAATCACAAATTTCTTGGGAATTGAACCAGCAAAAAATTGGTAAGGAATTTAAAGTAGTGATAGACCGTAAAGAAGGTGGCTATTTTGTAGGTAGAACCGAATTTGATAGCCCCGACGTAGATAACGAAGTTTTAATAAATGCCGAAGACGACTATCTGCGAACAGGCGAATTTTTCAACGTAAAAATTACCGCCGCGGAAGATTTCGACCTTTATGCTGAAGTTGTTTAA
- a CDS encoding glycosyltransferase — translation MKKLLIIGHTFPEPSTTAAGSRMMQLLQLFEAEQYEITFASTASVSGHTAKLELRNISVKNILLNDPSFDEFIKNLNPEIVLFDRYISEEQFGWRISENCPNCLKILDTEDLHFLRKAREEAIKANLSVSDANLFSNLAKRELASILRCDLSLIISEYEMELLQNTFKISGEILHYLPFLIESVSEEIQTSSFKERQNFIAIGNLLHAPNVDSVLQLKQIWPEIKKQLPKAELHIYGAYASQQILQLNNKKEGFIIKGWANNLETTLQMYRLQLAPLRFGAGLKGKLLDAMRFGLPSVTTKIGAEAMGGKYPFGGAITDEQTNFITQAIHLYSDENTWQEAQKNGFGIIKNRFRKNLFSKQFMSRINELLARLDAHRQHNFTGQILQHHTLQSTKYLSKWIESKSVIAHNASPVCFANSDEVREDYKQ, via the coding sequence TTGAAAAAACTGCTCATCATCGGTCACACTTTTCCGGAGCCCAGCACAACAGCTGCAGGTAGCCGAATGATGCAGTTGTTACAGTTATTTGAAGCTGAACAGTATGAGATAACCTTTGCGAGTACAGCTTCGGTTTCGGGACATACTGCTAAACTGGAATTACGAAACATTTCGGTAAAAAACATTCTTTTAAACGATCCTTCTTTTGATGAATTTATAAAAAACCTAAATCCTGAAATCGTACTTTTTGATCGATATATTTCTGAAGAACAATTTGGTTGGCGCATTTCAGAAAACTGTCCGAATTGCCTTAAAATTCTCGACACCGAAGATTTACATTTTCTAAGGAAGGCGAGGGAAGAAGCAATAAAAGCAAACCTTTCGGTTTCTGATGCAAATTTATTTTCAAATTTGGCCAAGCGGGAATTGGCGAGTATTTTACGTTGCGATCTGTCGCTAATTATTTCAGAATATGAAATGGAGCTGCTTCAAAATACCTTTAAAATTTCCGGTGAAATACTTCACTATTTACCTTTTTTAATTGAATCGGTTTCCGAAGAAATACAGACTTCTTCATTTAAAGAACGCCAAAATTTTATTGCGATTGGCAATTTATTGCACGCGCCGAATGTAGATTCGGTTTTGCAGTTAAAGCAAATCTGGCCCGAAATTAAAAAGCAACTTCCAAAGGCAGAGCTGCATATTTATGGGGCATATGCTTCGCAACAAATTCTTCAATTAAATAATAAAAAAGAAGGTTTTATTATCAAAGGCTGGGCTAATAACTTGGAAACAACACTGCAAATGTATCGCTTGCAATTGGCGCCCTTACGTTTTGGCGCCGGCCTTAAAGGCAAATTGCTCGATGCAATGCGTTTTGGGTTGCCCTCTGTAACCACAAAAATTGGAGCAGAGGCCATGGGAGGAAAATATCCTTTTGGTGGCGCAATTACTGATGAACAAACCAATTTTATCACGCAAGCTATACACTTGTATTCTGATGAAAATACATGGCAGGAAGCCCAGAAAAATGGGTTTGGAATAATTAAAAACCGTTTTCGAAAAAATCTTTTTTCCAAACAATTTATGTCGCGTATAAATGAGCTTCTGGCTAGGCTCGATGCACATCGGCAGCATAATTTTACAGGACAAATTTTACAGCACCATACGCTACAAAGTACAAAGTATTTGAGCAAGTGGATTGAGTCTAAAAGCGTGATTGCACACAATGCGTCGCCAGTTTGTTTTGCCAATTCCGATGAGGTGCGCGAAGATTACAAGCAGTAG
- a CDS encoding pyridoxal phosphate-dependent decarboxylase family protein, with protein MKDNSNRKLEETAVERKALFDKINNFSEAFLEGLPERKAFHYNTHQTTDADSFFNINSEKTSLDNILSFFEERVLNVGLNPTSGGHLGYIPGGGIYSAAVADYLAAVTNRYAGEFYASPGAVRMEDALIDWAGKLMGFTEDFGGNLTSGGSLANLIALHTAKHHKKVIGTAIAKNVVYCTAQSHHSIYKALKIIGLEDCIVREIALDDNFRISVKAFENQLKADGAMGLKPFLLIANAGSTDVGAVDPLEALGKLAKNYNLWFHVDGAYGAFFMLTASGRAKLKGIEMADSIILDPHKGMFLPYGSGIVLVKNKKHLAAAHSYTANYMRDAYIEDQYSPSNLSPELSKHYRGLRMWLPLKLYGEQIFTDYLNEKLQLTTYLSDELLALGYKLVCKPDLSVVAFRLALKKYDNDTQNKRVLDYIQKDGRIFISSTILDDKLTLRAAILSFRTHKKDIDLFLKLLKEAKQNLMK; from the coding sequence ATGAAAGACAATTCTAATCGTAAACTCGAAGAAACAGCCGTAGAGCGCAAAGCCCTTTTTGATAAAATAAATAACTTTTCCGAAGCATTTTTAGAAGGTCTTCCCGAGCGAAAGGCTTTTCATTATAATACGCATCAAACCACCGACGCCGATTCATTTTTTAATATAAATTCTGAAAAAACTTCTTTAGACAATATCTTAAGTTTTTTTGAGGAACGGGTTTTAAACGTTGGACTAAACCCCACTTCCGGGGGGCATTTGGGCTATATTCCCGGAGGAGGAATATACAGTGCCGCCGTTGCAGATTATCTGGCCGCCGTTACCAATAGATATGCTGGCGAGTTTTATGCCTCGCCCGGTGCCGTACGGATGGAAGATGCGCTAATAGATTGGGCTGGCAAATTAATGGGATTTACGGAAGATTTTGGCGGTAATTTGACTTCTGGTGGGAGCCTAGCCAACCTTATTGCGCTCCATACTGCCAAACACCACAAAAAAGTAATTGGTACTGCCATAGCTAAAAACGTGGTTTATTGCACAGCACAATCACACCACAGTATTTATAAAGCATTAAAAATTATTGGGCTGGAAGACTGTATTGTTCGCGAAATTGCTTTGGATGATAATTTTAGAATTTCGGTAAAAGCGTTCGAAAATCAATTAAAAGCTGACGGTGCAATGGGGCTAAAACCTTTTTTGCTCATTGCAAACGCCGGCTCTACAGATGTTGGTGCCGTAGATCCGTTGGAGGCATTGGGGAAACTTGCAAAAAACTACAATCTCTGGTTTCACGTTGATGGAGCGTACGGGGCATTTTTTATGCTAACGGCTTCTGGCAGGGCAAAATTAAAAGGTATTGAAATGGCCGATTCCATTATACTTGATCCGCATAAAGGTATGTTTCTACCCTATGGTTCGGGAATCGTGTTGGTAAAGAATAAAAAGCATCTCGCGGCCGCTCATAGCTATACCGCCAATTATATGCGCGATGCCTATATTGAGGACCAGTACTCTCCATCTAATTTATCGCCAGAACTGAGTAAACATTACCGCGGCTTACGTATGTGGTTGCCATTAAAATTATACGGAGAGCAGATCTTTACCGATTATTTAAACGAAAAATTGCAATTAACTACATACCTGTCGGATGAATTGTTAGCCCTAGGTTATAAATTAGTCTGCAAACCAGATTTAAGCGTTGTAGCTTTTAGATTGGCTTTAAAGAAATACGATAACGACACGCAAAATAAAAGGGTTTTAGACTATATTCAAAAAGACGGACGTATTTTCATTTCTTCCACAATTCTTGATGATAAACTCACTTTGCGCGCTGCAATTTTATCTTTTAGAACCCATAAAAAAGATATTGACCTTTTCTTAAAGCTTCTTAAGGAAGCAAAGCAAAACTTGATGAAATAA
- a CDS encoding FAD-binding oxidoreductase, which produces MNRKQLDMGFIFPYRVKVLSVETINNNVILLKIEKPFRFEFQLGQVVDLSIFKPGFELSVASFTIANTPSENHLAFIIKVYPRKGLTEAISKLKPDEIVQISTPWNSYAYKGSGTFIAAGAGITAFLPIFETIEDKGIDVKQEHSLIYADKSKSDVLYYNKLKKTFNNKLSVILSRAKSRNLSFGKIDEDYLSKLISSTEQYFYICGPRSFEKEVKTHLVTIGVKKRNIQTGYNL; this is translated from the coding sequence GTGAACAGAAAACAATTGGATATGGGTTTTATCTTTCCGTATAGAGTAAAAGTTTTAAGCGTTGAAACTATAAATAACAACGTAATTCTTTTAAAAATTGAAAAGCCTTTTAGATTTGAATTCCAACTCGGACAAGTAGTTGACTTAAGTATTTTTAAACCCGGATTTGAACTTTCGGTAGCTTCGTTTACAATCGCCAATACGCCTTCGGAAAATCATTTGGCTTTTATAATTAAAGTGTATCCGCGAAAGGGACTTACCGAAGCGATTTCAAAATTAAAACCGGATGAAATAGTTCAAATTTCTACCCCTTGGAATTCGTACGCATACAAGGGTAGTGGAACTTTTATAGCGGCAGGCGCGGGAATAACGGCCTTTTTGCCAATTTTTGAAACCATTGAAGACAAAGGTATAGATGTAAAGCAGGAACACAGTTTAATCTATGCAGACAAAAGTAAAAGCGATGTTTTATACTACAATAAATTAAAAAAAACCTTTAATAATAAACTGTCTGTTATTTTAAGTAGGGCAAAATCTAGAAATCTTTCTTTTGGGAAAATTGACGAAGATTATCTTTCAAAATTAATCAGCAGTACAGAACAATATTTTTATATCTGTGGCCCCCGAAGTTTTGAAAAGGAAGTTAAAACGCATTTGGTTACCATTGGCGTTAAAAAACGAAATATTCAAACAGGTTACAACCTATAA
- a CDS encoding c-type cytochrome, with protein sequence MRKKIMIYMLLLGVFTSLGLYSCSNDDDGDTGRLAPGEGSLNLPPLDAQLVQEGQDIFRYDTFGDETFWTDVLQMNEVVEAAVSPNTALAVGLKVDAEALPPAVVEAIQNGQVDLDDPQTTLVLLQLNAVVGVQGEVSENADGSLKLDRMGITCALCHSTVDDSFAPGIGSRLDGWANRDLDPGLIISLSPALDQQTKDVYASWGPGIYDPRYSNDGLNNPVVIPPAYGLYGLPKAIFTGDGDVEHEPAGPVAYWNRYVAVTQMRGHGYFADPRLNLEVDHREGDDLVTDKLPALQAYQFSISAPTPPAGSFDVAAAARGKELFSGKAQCASCHNGPLFTDVVDGGKLHPQSASVAVDKDYVKRSATKKWRVSPLKGLWQHPPYFHDGSAATLGDVVTRYNEVNNLALTGSEKDDLTEYLKSL encoded by the coding sequence ATGAGAAAAAAAATTATGATTTATATGTTGCTGCTCGGCGTATTTACGTCGCTGGGCTTATACAGTTGTAGCAATGATGACGATGGCGATACCGGTAGGTTGGCACCTGGAGAAGGCAGTTTAAACCTACCTCCCTTAGATGCCCAATTGGTACAGGAAGGGCAAGATATATTCCGTTACGACACTTTTGGCGATGAAACGTTTTGGACAGATGTGTTACAGATGAATGAAGTTGTAGAAGCTGCCGTAAGTCCGAATACCGCATTGGCAGTAGGGTTAAAAGTAGATGCCGAAGCATTGCCACCTGCCGTTGTTGAAGCCATCCAAAATGGACAAGTTGATTTGGACGATCCACAAACTACGCTCGTGCTTTTACAGCTTAATGCCGTGGTTGGGGTGCAAGGTGAAGTAAGCGAAAATGCCGATGGCTCTTTAAAGCTAGATAGAATGGGAATAACCTGTGCATTATGCCATTCCACAGTAGATGATTCTTTTGCTCCGGGAATAGGAAGCCGATTAGATGGTTGGGCAAATCGTGATTTAGATCCCGGGCTCATTATATCATTATCACCAGCCTTAGATCAACAAACAAAAGATGTTTACGCCTCTTGGGGTCCGGGTATATATGATCCCAGATATAGTAACGATGGGTTAAATAACCCTGTTGTAATTCCGCCAGCTTATGGTTTATATGGTTTGCCAAAGGCAATTTTTACCGGCGATGGTGATGTTGAACACGAACCAGCAGGACCAGTGGCGTACTGGAATAGATACGTGGCGGTAACGCAAATGCGTGGCCATGGGTATTTTGCAGACCCACGTCTTAACTTAGAAGTAGATCACAGAGAAGGCGATGATTTAGTTACAGACAAACTCCCTGCTTTACAGGCCTATCAGTTTTCAATTTCCGCACCAACGCCACCAGCAGGTTCGTTTGATGTTGCTGCCGCTGCACGTGGTAAAGAACTATTTTCTGGAAAAGCGCAGTGTGCGAGCTGCCACAACGGACCATTATTTACAGATGTTGTAGATGGTGGAAAACTTCATCCTCAAAGTGCATCGGTAGCGGTAGATAAAGATTATGTTAAACGATCGGCTACCAAAAAATGGAGAGTTAGCCCGTTAAAAGGATTGTGGCAACATCCACCGTATTTTCACGATGGTTCTGCCGCAACCTTAGGTGATGTGGTTACTAGATATAATGAAGTAAATAATCTCGCCTTAACCGGTTCTGAAAAGGATGACCTTACTGAATATTTGAAATCGTTATAA
- a CDS encoding FMN-binding negative transcriptional regulator, producing the protein MHIPNYFKNENLEEVKNFLIQNSFGILINRTEERLTGTHIPMEIDKNEYGEDVLVGHVSKANPQWENFNDKEEILAIFNGPHAYVSSSWYEKENVPTWNYIAVHVYGEIRIIEGDELLDSLRKLVNKHERNSENPVSVENMSSETLKQINGIVGFSIKINEIQAAYKLSQNRNQTDYHTIIEKLEKNGNPISDEVVTEMKKKSINCKLRR; encoded by the coding sequence ATGCACATCCCCAATTATTTTAAAAACGAAAATTTAGAAGAGGTTAAAAACTTCCTGATTCAAAATAGTTTTGGGATTTTGATAAACCGGACGGAGGAAAGATTGACCGGAACCCATATTCCAATGGAAATCGATAAAAATGAATATGGAGAAGATGTACTGGTGGGGCATGTTTCAAAAGCGAATCCGCAATGGGAAAATTTTAATGACAAAGAGGAAATACTAGCAATTTTTAACGGGCCACACGCCTACGTTTCTTCTTCTTGGTACGAAAAAGAAAATGTTCCTACTTGGAATTATATTGCAGTACACGTTTACGGGGAAATCAGAATTATTGAAGGCGATGAATTATTAGATTCTTTAAGGAAATTAGTAAACAAGCACGAAAGGAATTCTGAAAATCCAGTTTCTGTAGAAAACATGTCAAGTGAAACGCTTAAACAAATAAATGGAATCGTTGGGTTTAGTATAAAAATAAATGAAATTCAAGCCGCCTATAAACTTTCGCAAAACAGAAACCAAACTGATTATCACACTATCATTGAAAAGCTCGAAAAAAATGGAAACCCTATTTCAGATGAAGTTGTGACTGAAATGAAAAAAAAATCAATTAACTGTAAATTAAGGCGATGA
- a CDS encoding DUF998 domain-containing protein — MNYLIKQAKFIPLLFFVPVTIAGFLVPGYSMIKQQGSEITLTTYKTAIFILESGALLSGLSGILLALGIMLKYKRFYLSSVILIVFSISMMSNGLFPMGSPMHGFYGIGLSLMLLPFISCYELKNEMVRKTFFKISIISGFVMFIYFWSTIVGLDPQDYQGLTQRIAAIFMFGWIAYLAYELEKSVSM; from the coding sequence ATGAACTATTTAATAAAACAAGCAAAATTTATTCCTTTATTATTCTTTGTTCCAGTCACTATAGCCGGGTTTTTAGTCCCAGGTTACAGCATGATAAAACAACAAGGAAGCGAAATTACATTGACAACCTATAAAACCGCAATTTTTATTTTAGAAAGCGGGGCGCTTTTGTCGGGCTTATCCGGTATTTTATTGGCTTTGGGAATTATGCTTAAATACAAGAGGTTCTATCTCTCAAGCGTAATATTAATTGTATTTAGTATTTCCATGATGTCTAATGGATTGTTCCCTATGGGTAGTCCAATGCACGGATTTTATGGAATTGGTCTTTCACTTATGTTATTGCCATTTATTAGTTGTTATGAATTAAAAAATGAAATGGTAAGAAAGACCTTTTTTAAGATATCTATAATTTCTGGCTTTGTAATGTTCATATATTTCTGGTCAACGATCGTTGGTTTGGACCCTCAAGATTATCAGGGGTTAACACAAAGAATAGCAGCCATATTTATGTTTGGATGGATTGCATATTTGGCATACGAATTAGAGAAAAGCGTTTCGATGTAA
- a CDS encoding serine hydrolase domain-containing protein, whose translation MKEINRSIRPHFLILFMLFAFSCKTGIHSTFQNTSKFQEEHPNFSSKFENQVKDIYKEKELYGDFIFAVVDENGLAYSFALNRDILNGKVSSLDNNSPIYIASSTKAFTGTLLKILEQKKILDLNKSLNDYLPQLDYSDSIDTKKITIKSLLNHTHGTFSTSMTWKTAFLGYSGKNEELINDLNTDFLYDPSGKFRYSNVGPIIAAMVVENVVGKTWKTEMKDYIFRPLKMENTSANVSDYNLKNIRPSLTISEERGIIEKGFYKKDITMHAAGGIISTINDLSKWLSVNIREDKILLNKNSWSELHTSTTPQDKEYFNYNRTGYSLGWDIAEYQKEKILTRFGNLAGISFHMSFMPNKKIGIIAFSNDNRAYLLPHLMADYAYNIINGLSADSIFKSEKPKFEKGFERENEISYPKDSQLLTESKVADKILGTYQNTENWPAISIDKKDNHYILKWGILDGNIYKKEEGSYFSNLGVLTRDFEIKNDSLVSGSLIFKKSEE comes from the coding sequence ATGAAAGAAATAAATCGAAGTATCAGACCACATTTTTTAATACTTTTTATGCTTTTTGCATTTTCTTGCAAGACAGGAATACATTCTACATTTCAAAACACAAGCAAATTCCAAGAAGAACATCCCAACTTTTCATCAAAATTTGAAAACCAAGTAAAAGACATCTACAAAGAAAAAGAATTGTATGGAGATTTTATTTTTGCTGTAGTTGATGAAAATGGATTGGCTTATTCATTTGCTCTCAACAGAGATATTCTAAATGGAAAAGTATCATCTCTTGACAATAATTCCCCTATTTATATTGCATCTAGCACAAAAGCATTTACAGGAACGCTACTCAAAATATTAGAACAGAAAAAGATACTCGATTTAAACAAATCACTTAATGATTACCTGCCACAACTTGATTACAGTGACAGTATAGACACAAAGAAAATCACAATTAAAAGCCTTTTAAATCACACTCACGGCACATTTAGCACAAGTATGACGTGGAAAACAGCTTTTTTGGGTTATAGCGGTAAAAATGAAGAATTAATCAACGATTTAAATACAGACTTTCTTTATGACCCATCAGGTAAATTTCGATATTCGAATGTTGGACCAATTATCGCAGCTATGGTCGTAGAAAATGTTGTAGGAAAAACCTGGAAAACAGAAATGAAAGACTATATTTTTAGACCATTAAAAATGGAAAACACTAGTGCGAATGTTAGTGATTACAACTTAAAAAACATTCGTCCATCACTTACCATTTCCGAAGAAAGAGGGATTATTGAAAAAGGTTTTTATAAAAAAGACATTACAATGCACGCAGCAGGCGGTATAATTTCAACTATAAATGACCTTTCAAAATGGTTAAGTGTAAATATTAGAGAAGACAAGATTTTGCTGAATAAAAATTCTTGGTCAGAACTTCACACTTCTACCACACCTCAAGACAAAGAGTATTTCAATTACAATCGCACTGGTTACAGTTTAGGTTGGGATATTGCTGAATATCAGAAAGAAAAGATATTAACACGTTTTGGAAACTTGGCGGGAATAAGTTTTCATATGTCATTTATGCCGAATAAAAAAATTGGAATTATTGCATTTTCAAATGATAACAGAGCATATCTATTGCCTCATCTAATGGCAGATTATGCTTACAATATAATAAATGGATTATCAGCAGACAGTATTTTCAAGAGTGAGAAACCAAAATTTGAAAAAGGTTTTGAAAGGGAGAATGAAATTTCATATCCTAAAGATTCACAACTTTTAACAGAAAGTAAGGTTGCGGACAAAATATTGGGTACCTATCAAAATACAGAAAATTGGCCAGCCATTTCCATTGACAAAAAAGATAATCATTACATTTTAAAGTGGGGAATTTTGGATGGAAACATCTATAAAAAAGAAGAAGGTAGTTACTTTAGTAATTTAGGTGTGCTAACAAGAGATTTTGAAATAAAAAATGATTCCCTTGTAAGTGGATCGCTAATTTTCAAAAAATCGGAGGAATAA